From Acomys russatus chromosome 25, mAcoRus1.1, whole genome shotgun sequence, a single genomic window includes:
- the Zswim7 gene encoding zinc finger SWIM domain-containing protein 7, with product MAVTLPEVVEELLNEMAAAVRDSARIPDELLLSLKFMFGSSAIQALDLVDRESVTLISSASGRRVYQVLGSSGRTYTCLASCHYCSCPAFSFSVLRKGDSLLCKHLLAIYLSQVMRNCQQLSVSDKQLTALLLMEKTQEA from the exons ATGGCGGTCACGCTGCCGGAGGTCGTGGAGGAGCTCCTGAACGAGATGGCCGCCGCTGTGCGGGACAGCGCGAGAA TTCCCGATGAGCTTCTCTTATC GCTGAAGTTCATGTTTGGGTCATCGGCCATCCAGGCCTTGGACCTAGTTGATCGAGAGTCCGTCACTTTAATCTCTTCAGCCAGTGGAAGGCGTGTTTACCAG GTGCTTGGGAGTTCTGGCAGGACATACACATGTCTGGCTTCCTGTCATTACTGCTCATGCCCAGCGTTCTCCTTCTCAGTGCTCCGGAAGGGTGACAGCCTGCTG TGTAAGCATCTCCTGGCCATTTATCTTAGTCAGGTTATGAGAAACTGCCAGCAGCTCAGTGTGTCTGACAAGCAACTGACAGCCCTGTTATTGATGGAGAAGACACAAGAAGCATAA